A portion of the Blautia hansenii DSM 20583 genome contains these proteins:
- a CDS encoding cell division protein SepF, with protein sequence MNILGKFIDAVKVNDDFDDEDFLDDLDDDFEDEKPKKRFFKKLDDDFDDDFDDIPSSKSYKKAEKQTAATKQPKSAKQTSTASSKVTPMYNVKKPASSSEVCVIKPKQFDDATEIVDALLDNCTVILNLEGLDINLAQHIIDFTSGASYSIQGSIRKVSSYIFILTPEGVDITGDSQDLLNDITGASMYEGI encoded by the coding sequence ATGAATATTTTAGGTAAATTTATAGATGCTGTGAAAGTAAACGATGACTTCGACGATGAAGATTTTCTGGATGATTTAGATGACGATTTTGAAGATGAAAAACCGAAAAAAAGATTTTTCAAAAAATTAGACGATGACTTTGATGATGATTTTGACGATATTCCTTCCTCAAAAAGCTACAAAAAAGCAGAAAAACAGACTGCTGCAACAAAACAGCCAAAATCTGCAAAACAGACTTCCACTGCTTCCAGCAAAGTCACACCTATGTATAATGTGAAGAAACCGGCTTCCTCCAGTGAGGTTTGTGTTATCAAGCCAAAACAGTTTGATGATGCCACAGAAATCGTAGATGCACTGTTAGATAACTGCACTGTAATTTTAAATCTGGAAGGTCTGGATATCAATCTTGCCCAGCATATTATTGATTTTACTTCCGGTGCAAGTTATTCTATTCAGGGAAGTATTCGTAAGGTTTCTTCTTACATCTTCATCTTAACACCGGAAGGTGTGGATATTACCGGTGATTCTCAGGACTTACTCAACGACATCACAGGTGCTTCTATGTACGAGGGGATTTAA
- a CDS encoding RNA-binding protein — protein MEKEELFKKRMLELSKKSYYRGILTYSDFLDLNEQNILHSLSFSDTGVQVLLFGGYETAERQMAAFVSDAFCCKEDYPIACIKISPLNRKFSDTLTHRDYLGSILNLGIERCKIGDILVEEDGAFVFCHTSMVDFLIDEICRIKHTPVKAERITEENQLPTPKREEISGTVASPRLDSVIGLAFRTSRSSMISYIESGKVFINGKSVVSNGYVLKEGDIVSVRGKGKFQFHSVTSKTKKNRSHVILYKYC, from the coding sequence ATGGAAAAAGAAGAATTATTTAAAAAGCGTATGTTAGAGTTAAGTAAGAAATCCTATTACAGAGGAATTCTTACTTACTCTGATTTTTTAGATTTAAATGAACAAAATATCCTTCACAGCCTTTCTTTTTCAGATACAGGAGTTCAGGTTCTGTTATTCGGAGGCTATGAAACAGCAGAGCGTCAGATGGCGGCATTCGTATCTGATGCTTTTTGTTGTAAAGAAGATTATCCTATTGCCTGTATCAAAATCTCTCCTTTAAACAGGAAATTTTCTGATACTTTAACACACCGTGATTATCTGGGCTCTATTTTAAATCTGGGAATTGAGCGATGTAAAATCGGTGACATATTAGTAGAAGAAGACGGCGCTTTTGTTTTCTGTCACACCTCTATGGTCGATTTTTTAATCGATGAGATATGCCGTATCAAACATACTCCTGTAAAAGCAGAGAGAATTACAGAAGAAAATCAGCTTCCAACTCCCAAACGAGAAGAAATTTCCGGTACGGTTGCTTCCCCTCGTCTGGACAGTGTCATCGGTCTGGCATTTCGCACATCCAGAAGCAGTATGATTTCTTATATTGAAAGCGGAAAAGTATTCATAAACGGGAAAAGCGTTGTCTCTAACGGTTATGTATTGAAAGAGGGAGATATTGTATCTGTTCGTGGAAAAGGCAAATTTCAGTTTCATTCTGTAACCAGTAAAACGAAAAAAAATCGCAGCCATGTGATTTTATATAAATATTGTTAG
- a CDS encoding D-alanyl-D-alanine carboxypeptidase family protein, translating into MKCINKKRKKVLFLKLAAMIIVLFVILGIVLLSKDKNFEDEHPYNKSIQAFGTSAREDALVAPGLSRNLCVGEDFTQLEGIQNISEEMAGFFSLGEGTIPFSNHLYEKTEPGKVTQLMTALLAVERLNLEDEAVIEGDDRVYGKEARGCGLQEGYHVTVKQLLNAVLVSSAEDACQALARLTGGSQEAFVTLMNERATELGMTNTHYANSTGYTSDEQYTTVYDIYLLLNEFLKYPDLLNAMSLPDYTINYTTPKDELKQRWLDSDNPFTAGKVTIPKDVTVLGGKTFTSKSNNYAALLTQNKYGEFYISIVFHAETESALMERMSEMLSQTNR; encoded by the coding sequence GTGAAATGTATAAATAAAAAAAGAAAAAAAGTGCTTTTTCTAAAGCTGGCTGCTATGATTATCGTTCTTTTTGTGATTTTAGGAATTGTTTTGTTATCCAAAGATAAAAATTTTGAGGATGAGCATCCTTATAACAAAAGTATACAGGCTTTTGGAACTTCTGCCAGAGAAGACGCTCTGGTAGCTCCCGGGCTTTCCCGCAATCTCTGCGTTGGAGAAGATTTTACCCAGCTGGAAGGTATTCAGAACATTTCCGAAGAAATGGCAGGATTTTTCTCACTTGGAGAGGGCACAATTCCCTTTTCCAATCATTTATATGAAAAAACAGAGCCGGGAAAGGTTACGCAGCTTATGACTGCTTTACTTGCCGTGGAACGCTTAAATTTGGAGGACGAAGCAGTCATTGAAGGCGATGACAGAGTATATGGAAAAGAAGCCAGAGGCTGCGGCTTACAGGAAGGATATCATGTTACAGTAAAACAGCTTTTAAATGCCGTTCTTGTTTCTTCTGCCGAAGATGCCTGTCAGGCTCTTGCCCGACTTACGGGCGGTTCACAGGAAGCTTTTGTTACCCTGATGAACGAAAGAGCAACAGAACTGGGCATGACCAATACACATTATGCAAATTCCACAGGATATACCTCAGATGAGCAGTATACCACGGTCTATGATATTTATTTATTGCTCAATGAATTTTTAAAATATCCTGATTTGCTAAACGCCATGTCCCTGCCTGACTATACAATCAATTACACCACTCCAAAAGACGAATTAAAACAGCGTTGGTTAGACAGTGATAATCCTTTTACTGCCGGAAAGGTAACAATACCAAAAGACGTTACTGTCTTAGGCGGTAAAACCTTCACTTCAAAATCCAACAATTATGCGGCTTTATTAACCCAGAATAAATACGGTGAATTTTATATTTCCATTGTATTTCATGCGGAAACAGAAAGCGCCTTGATGGAAAGAATGTCTGAAATGCTGAGCCAGACAAATAGATAA
- a CDS encoding HlyD family efflux transporter periplasmic adaptor subunit — MLKYNIMLKRQLEQRRLKLSIGKKILKKLKQFFLFLKKLLTFNITTIMFGVLLLYMIITVVLYATSDHVTSYQVTVGPLTKNPVCSALALREEQLVPAGGSGYINYYAREGMQVRKNGSVYALDDKKTEAADVELSAEQLEKMRANMAKFSYGFQGSDFYDTYSFKYELQGNILHASGIMDETDTSTEAAEEDSNVLKGQAVGASVSLGNQKVFTSPEAGVVVYSTDGYEKKTPEALKESDFDEKAYKKTELLTNEKIKKGDPVYKVITSEEWTLMVPLTDKLAATIADRSSIKVKFLKDGESQNGALSIVTIGDQKVAQIHLKNGMARYASDRFLEIELVVNTRSGLKIPVSSIVTKEFYLIPRDFLANGNNTEGKGFIRELQKKNKASTTEFIEPVIYKEIDEEGNEITYDTTDTPGGYCYVDKETFQEGDVLIKPDSNETFVMGEVDYLEGVYGMNKGYAVFRQIEILDQNEEYCIVEQGTSYGLQPFDYIVLDGEKVQEEDILSGTY; from the coding sequence ATGTTAAAATATAATATAATGCTGAAAAGACAATTAGAACAAAGGAGATTAAAGTTGTCAATCGGAAAGAAAATTTTAAAAAAACTCAAGCAGTTTTTTTTATTTTTAAAAAAGCTGCTGACCTTTAATATTACAACCATTATGTTTGGTGTTTTGCTGCTTTACATGATAATTACCGTTGTTTTATATGCGACCTCCGACCATGTAACCTCCTATCAGGTTACCGTAGGGCCTTTAACGAAAAACCCTGTATGCAGCGCACTGGCGCTTCGTGAGGAACAGCTTGTGCCGGCAGGCGGCTCCGGTTATATTAATTATTATGCACGAGAAGGTATGCAGGTAAGGAAGAACGGCTCTGTATACGCATTGGATGACAAAAAAACAGAAGCTGCTGACGTAGAGCTTTCTGCAGAACAGTTGGAAAAGATGCGGGCAAACATGGCAAAATTTTCCTACGGCTTTCAAGGCAGTGATTTTTATGATACATACAGCTTCAAATATGAGCTGCAAGGAAATATTCTTCATGCTTCCGGCATAATGGACGAAACAGATACTTCCACAGAAGCTGCCGAGGAGGACAGCAATGTTCTAAAGGGACAAGCCGTAGGCGCATCCGTTTCTCTTGGAAATCAAAAGGTCTTCACTTCACCGGAAGCAGGCGTTGTGGTTTACTCCACAGACGGCTATGAGAAAAAAACACCGGAAGCCTTAAAAGAAAGTGACTTTGATGAAAAAGCTTATAAAAAAACAGAGCTTTTAACCAACGAAAAGATTAAAAAAGGCGACCCGGTCTATAAGGTGATTACCAGTGAGGAATGGACCTTAATGGTTCCGCTTACAGACAAGCTGGCTGCTACCATTGCAGACCGAAGCAGCATTAAGGTAAAATTCTTAAAAGACGGAGAAAGCCAAAACGGAGCTTTATCCATTGTGACAATCGGAGACCAAAAGGTTGCACAAATTCATTTAAAAAATGGTATGGCACGTTATGCTTCAGACCGATTTCTTGAAATTGAGCTGGTTGTCAATACCAGAAGCGGTTTAAAAATACCGGTAAGTTCTATTGTGACAAAAGAATTTTATCTCATTCCGAGAGATTTCCTTGCCAATGGAAACAACACAGAAGGAAAAGGATTTATCAGAGAATTGCAGAAGAAAAACAAAGCGTCTACCACAGAATTTATAGAACCTGTCATTTACAAGGAAATTGACGAGGAAGGAAATGAAATTACTTATGATACGACAGATACTCCCGGCGGATATTGCTATGTGGATAAGGAAACCTTCCAAGAAGGCGATGTTTTGATTAAACCGGACTCCAACGAGACCTTTGTCATGGGAGAGGTTGATTATCTGGAGGGGGTATACGGTATGAACAAGGGCTATGCTGTATTCCGCCAAATCGAAATTCTTGACCAAAATGAAGAATACTGCATCGTAGAACAGGGTACTTCTTACGGACTTCAGCCTTTTGATTATATTGTTCTGGACGGTGAAAAGGTTCAGGAAGAAGATATTCTGTCCGGTACTTACTAA
- a CDS encoding YggS family pyridoxal phosphate-dependent enzyme yields the protein MSVCENYKEVEKRVEEACKRAGRKREEVTLIAVSKTKPVSMIEELLPLNVRDFGENKVQELTAKAEILPSALHWHMIGHLQRNKVKYIVDKACIIHSVDSLRLAEEISKAAQKKQVTAKILIEVNVAEEESKFGVRTSELLPLIEAISLLPNIAIKGLMTIAPYVENPEENRWIFQKLKNLSIDIKGKNFDNVTMDVLSMGMTGDYEVAIEEGATHVRVGTGIFGERNYTI from the coding sequence ATGAGCGTCTGTGAAAATTATAAAGAAGTAGAAAAACGTGTGGAAGAAGCCTGCAAAAGAGCGGGCAGAAAGCGTGAGGAGGTTACTTTAATTGCAGTAAGCAAAACAAAGCCTGTTTCTATGATAGAAGAACTCCTCCCCTTAAATGTAAGAGATTTCGGAGAAAATAAAGTACAGGAGCTTACCGCAAAGGCAGAAATACTTCCTTCTGCTCTTCATTGGCACATGATAGGACATTTACAGAGAAACAAGGTAAAATATATTGTTGATAAAGCCTGTATCATTCATTCTGTTGACTCTCTGCGCCTTGCTGAAGAAATCAGCAAGGCGGCTCAGAAAAAACAGGTTACGGCAAAAATCCTAATCGAAGTAAACGTAGCAGAGGAAGAAAGTAAATTCGGTGTACGTACATCTGAATTGCTTCCTCTTATTGAAGCAATATCACTTCTTCCCAATATTGCCATAAAAGGGCTTATGACCATTGCGCCTTATGTGGAAAATCCGGAAGAAAACAGATGGATTTTTCAAAAATTAAAAAATTTAAGTATTGACATTAAAGGAAAAAACTTTGATAATGTTACTATGGATGTCCTGAGTATGGGCATGACAGGCGATTATGAGGTTGCCATTGAAGAAGGTGCTACCCATGTCCGAGTGGGAACAGGTATCTTCGGGGAAAGAAATTATACCATATAA
- the lspA gene encoding signal peptidase II, protein MRKKQRIFSFIQLFVAVALLTGFDQLTKLLAVKNLKGKADIPLIPDVLYFQYLENRGAAFGIFQDRKIFLVLLTSLILVGVCYVLWKIPADKKYIYLKLLCFLITAGGIGNLIDRVRLDYVIDFIYFAPIDFPVFNVADIYVSVGMVFLFIVVLFYYKDEDFEFLKWKNKGV, encoded by the coding sequence ATGAGAAAAAAACAACGTATCTTCTCTTTTATCCAACTGTTTGTTGCAGTTGCATTATTGACAGGCTTTGACCAGCTTACAAAGCTTCTGGCTGTTAAAAATTTAAAGGGCAAAGCAGACATTCCTTTAATTCCCGATGTGCTATATTTTCAATATCTGGAAAACAGAGGAGCTGCCTTTGGGATTTTTCAAGACCGGAAAATCTTTCTGGTTCTTTTAACCAGCCTGATTTTAGTTGGCGTCTGCTATGTTTTATGGAAAATTCCCGCAGATAAAAAATACATTTATCTGAAATTACTGTGCTTCTTAATCACTGCCGGAGGCATCGGAAATCTGATTGACCGAGTACGGCTTGATTATGTGATTGATTTTATTTACTTTGCGCCCATTGATTTCCCTGTTTTTAATGTGGCGGATATCTACGTAAGTGTAGGTATGGTTTTCTTATTTATCGTTGTCCTATTTTATTACAAAGACGAAGATTTTGAATTTTTAAAATGGAAAAATAAAGGAGTCTGA
- a CDS encoding RluA family pseudouridine synthase, translating into MKQLCLQVDSAYAGERIDKYLAEVMNDYSRSFLQKQLKDGNVSVNEKTAKASLKVAEDDEVRIFIPENKEPDIVPEDIPLDILYEDQQLLVVNKPKGMVVHPSAGHYSQTLVNALMFHCKDQLSGINGVLRPGIVHRIDMDTTGALVVCKTDLAHQSLAEQLKVHSITRLYRAIVHGRLKEDFGTIEGTIGRHPTDRKKMAINVRNGKPATTHYKVLERFDRFTYVECELETGRTHQIRVHMSSIGHPLLGDIVYGPKKSALPNLQGQTLHAMVLGFLHPVSNEYMEFTAPLPEYFEKLLKNFRK; encoded by the coding sequence ATGAAACAGCTTTGTTTGCAGGTGGACTCTGCATACGCCGGAGAGAGAATTGACAAATATCTGGCTGAGGTTATGAACGATTATTCCCGCTCTTTTCTGCAAAAACAGCTTAAAGACGGAAATGTCAGCGTCAATGAAAAAACAGCCAAAGCCAGCTTAAAAGTAGCAGAAGATGATGAAGTTCGTATTTTTATTCCGGAAAATAAAGAACCGGATATTGTACCGGAGGATATCCCCCTTGATATTCTCTATGAAGACCAGCAGCTTCTGGTAGTCAATAAACCAAAGGGAATGGTGGTGCATCCCAGTGCAGGGCATTATTCCCAAACATTGGTAAATGCTTTAATGTTTCACTGTAAAGACCAGCTTTCGGGAATAAACGGGGTATTAAGACCGGGAATTGTGCATAGAATTGATATGGACACAACAGGAGCTTTAGTCGTATGTAAAACAGATTTGGCACACCAAAGTCTGGCAGAGCAGTTAAAAGTACACAGCATTACACGCCTCTATCGTGCCATTGTTCATGGACGATTAAAAGAGGACTTCGGCACAATCGAAGGAACTATCGGAAGACATCCTACCGACCGAAAAAAAATGGCAATAAACGTAAGAAACGGAAAGCCTGCAACCACTCACTACAAGGTTCTGGAGCGGTTTGACCGGTTTACTTATGTAGAATGTGAGCTGGAAACAGGCCGTACCCATCAAATCCGTGTACATATGAGCAGTATCGGGCATCCCCTTTTAGGTGATATTGTTTACGGACCGAAAAAATCTGCCCTTCCTAATTTGCAGGGGCAGACACTCCATGCTATGGTTCTTGGTTTCCTTCATCCTGTTTCTAATGAATATATGGAGTTTACTGCACCGCTTCCAGAGTATTTTGAAAAACTGCTAAAAAATTTCAGAAAATAG
- a CDS encoding AAA family ATPase — protein MAGNTVITIGRQYGSGGREIGMRLAEELGIKCYDKELLNQAAKDSGICEELFEHHDEKPTNSFLYSLVMDTYSFGYSSAAFADMPINHKVFLAQFDAIKKLAQEESCVMVGRCADYALSDYEGAFSVFIHADLDKRIRRIATKYELSDSAAKDRIRKTDKQRASYYNYYTSKKWAEAAGYDLCLDSGVFGIDGCVEMIKKMLELKNRKI, from the coding sequence ATGGCAGGAAATACAGTTATAACAATCGGACGTCAATACGGAAGCGGAGGACGTGAAATCGGAATGCGTCTTGCAGAGGAATTAGGTATTAAATGCTATGACAAAGAGCTATTAAATCAAGCAGCAAAGGACAGCGGTATTTGCGAGGAATTGTTCGAGCATCATGATGAAAAGCCCACAAACAGCTTTTTATACTCCTTAGTCATGGATACATATTCCTTTGGTTATTCTTCCGCAGCTTTTGCAGATATGCCCATCAATCATAAGGTTTTTCTGGCTCAGTTTGATGCGATTAAAAAACTGGCTCAGGAAGAGTCCTGTGTTATGGTAGGTCGTTGCGCAGACTATGCTCTGTCCGATTACGAAGGCGCTTTCAGCGTATTTATTCATGCGGATTTAGATAAACGAATTCGCCGTATTGCAACAAAATATGAGCTCTCTGACTCAGCGGCAAAGGATAGAATACGTAAAACCGACAAGCAAAGAGCAAGCTATTATAATTATTACACCAGCAAGAAATGGGCAGAGGCTGCCGGATATGATTTGTGTCTGGACAGCGGTGTTTTCGGCATTGACGGCTGTGTAGAAATGATTAAAAAAATGTTGGAATTAAAGAACCGTAAAATCTGA
- a CDS encoding FtsW/RodA/SpoVE family cell cycle protein, whose amino-acid sequence MIRQYKLQDYNFRLIIVLMALTSMGVLLVGSADPSLQKKQFLGMVLGLIVMVIVSLIDFSWILNFSWIMYGGNILLLLLVKVMGTDANGAQRWLSIGGFQFQPTELAKIILILFFAKFFMDHEEDLNTLRTLVKAVVLIAIPLSLILSQPDLKNTITVAILFCIMIYVAGLSYKIIGSILLIAVPMAIVFLFIVVQPDQKLIKDYQRDRIMAFLNSEDDAYSDDVLQQENSVTAIGSGQLTGKGLNNNEVASANKGNFVSENQTDFIFSVAGEELGFIGCTAILLMLFLVILECIRVSLRAKDASGKLICCGVASLVGIQTFINIAVVTKILPNTGTPLPFVSYGLTSIVSLYIGMGLVLNVGLQKYRTYREVEKS is encoded by the coding sequence ATGATTAGACAATATAAATTACAAGATTACAACTTCAGATTGATAATTGTTCTTATGGCATTGACCTCAATGGGGGTTCTGCTGGTAGGAAGCGCAGACCCCAGTTTGCAGAAGAAACAGTTTTTAGGAATGGTTTTAGGGCTTATCGTTATGGTAATTGTATCCCTCATAGATTTTAGCTGGATTTTAAATTTCAGCTGGATTATGTACGGAGGTAACATACTTTTACTTCTTTTAGTAAAAGTAATGGGTACTGATGCAAACGGAGCTCAACGTTGGTTAAGTATCGGAGGATTTCAGTTTCAGCCTACGGAATTAGCTAAGATTATTTTAATCTTATTCTTTGCCAAATTTTTTATGGACCATGAAGAAGACTTGAACACTTTGCGAACTCTGGTCAAAGCAGTTGTCTTAATTGCCATTCCGTTGTCTTTAATTTTATCACAGCCGGACTTGAAAAATACCATTACGGTTGCTATACTTTTTTGTATCATGATTTATGTTGCAGGATTAAGCTATAAAATTATCGGCAGTATTCTTTTAATAGCGGTTCCTATGGCAATCGTTTTTTTGTTTATTGTTGTCCAGCCTGACCAAAAATTGATTAAAGACTATCAGCGTGACCGAATTATGGCGTTTTTAAACTCTGAAGATGACGCTTATTCTGATGATGTTTTACAGCAGGAAAACTCTGTAACCGCCATTGGCTCCGGTCAGCTTACAGGAAAAGGACTTAACAACAATGAAGTGGCATCTGCCAACAAAGGAAATTTTGTTTCTGAAAATCAGACGGACTTTATTTTCTCTGTGGCAGGAGAAGAGCTTGGCTTTATCGGCTGTACTGCCATTTTGCTTATGCTCTTTTTGGTAATTTTAGAATGTATCCGTGTCAGTCTTCGGGCAAAGGATGCTTCGGGCAAACTAATTTGCTGCGGCGTTGCATCTTTAGTCGGAATACAGACCTTCATCAATATTGCCGTAGTAACAAAAATTCTGCCAAACACAGGAACTCCCCTTCCTTTTGTCAGCTATGGACTGACTTCTATTGTCAGCCTTTACATCGGAATGGGACTCGTATTAAATGTGGGATTACAAAAATATAGAACTTACAGGGAGGTTGAAAAATCATGA
- a CDS encoding DUF378 domain-containing protein has translation MNSRALDYTALVIALIGAVNWGLIGFFRFNLVTFLFGDMVWVTRIIYALVGICGLYLFTLFGRIQAFGEKM, from the coding sequence ATGAATAGCAGAGCTTTAGATTACACAGCATTAGTAATTGCCTTAATCGGTGCAGTGAATTGGGGATTAATCGGATTTTTCCGGTTCAATCTGGTAACCTTCTTATTCGGAGATATGGTATGGGTAACCAGAATTATTTACGCACTGGTTGGAATTTGCGGATTATATCTTTTTACCCTATTCGGAAGAATTCAGGCTTTTGGAGAAAAGATGTAA
- a CDS encoding tRNA 2-thiocytidine(32) synthetase TtcA, whose amino-acid sequence MTLQKLLSLTRKAVDEFQLIEEGDKIAIGVSGGKDSLTMLYALHGLMRFYPKHFQLEAITVDLGHKDFCADKIQRLCDSLEIPFTLVKTDIAPIIFEERKEQNPCSLCAKMRKGALNNAAKDLGCNKVAYAHHKDDVVETMLLSLIYEGRFHTFSPKTYLDRMDLTVIRPLLYVNEADVIGFKNKYQLDIEKSPCPVDGYTKRQYAKELLKTLTKENPGAKERMFTAIRNSSISGWSK is encoded by the coding sequence ATGACATTACAGAAATTATTAAGCCTTACCAGAAAGGCGGTAGATGAATTTCAACTGATAGAGGAAGGAGATAAAATTGCCATTGGGGTTTCGGGAGGAAAGGACAGCCTTACCATGCTCTACGCCCTTCACGGTCTGATGCGCTTTTATCCAAAGCATTTTCAGCTTGAGGCAATTACAGTTGATTTGGGGCATAAAGACTTCTGCGCCGACAAAATTCAACGATTATGTGACAGCTTGGAAATTCCTTTTACTCTTGTAAAAACAGATATTGCTCCGATTATTTTTGAGGAGAGAAAAGAACAAAATCCCTGCTCTCTCTGTGCCAAAATGAGGAAGGGTGCATTGAATAATGCGGCGAAGGATTTAGGCTGTAATAAGGTGGCTTACGCCCATCACAAAGATGATGTAGTAGAAACCATGCTGCTTTCTTTAATTTACGAAGGAAGATTTCACACATTTTCTCCGAAAACGTATTTAGACCGTATGGATTTAACGGTTATTCGTCCTCTGCTTTATGTAAATGAAGCGGATGTAATCGGTTTTAAAAATAAATATCAGTTGGATATTGAGAAAAGTCCCTGTCCGGTAGACGGATATACCAAACGGCAATATGCGAAGGAGCTTTTAAAGACACTTACAAAGGAAAATCCGGGAGCAAAAGAAAGAATGTTTACGGCAATACGAAACAGTTCGATTTCGGGCTGGAGTAAATAA
- a CDS encoding methylglyoxal synthase — protein sequence MNIGLIAHNSKKKLMQNFCIAYRNILSKNTLYATGTTGRLIEEASNLTVHKFLAGHLGGEQQLGAMIEQNEMDLIIYLREPLAPQKQDPDVKRIFMLCDTHNIPMATNLATAEMMIRSLGRGELDWREMYK from the coding sequence ATGAACATCGGATTGATTGCACACAACTCAAAGAAAAAACTGATGCAGAACTTTTGCATCGCATACAGAAATATTCTGTCAAAAAATACATTATATGCCACAGGCACTACCGGAAGACTGATTGAAGAAGCTTCCAATCTTACGGTTCACAAATTTCTTGCAGGACATTTAGGCGGCGAACAACAGTTAGGCGCTATGATTGAGCAAAATGAAATGGATTTAATCATCTACTTACGTGAGCCTTTAGCTCCGCAAAAGCAGGATCCGGATGTAAAGCGTATTTTTATGCTGTGCGATACCCATAATATTCCTATGGCAACCAATCTGGCAACTGCTGAAATGATGATTCGTTCCTTAGGAAGAGGAGAGCTGGATTGGCGTGAAATGTATAAATAA
- the aroB gene encoding 3-dehydroquinate synthase, protein MEQEVLQVKKAGDFHYNIFFEKSFEKLSEKLNALNKKGRKICIVTDSNVAPLYLDAVEKELKKTDFIYTSYVLPAGEANKNLKEIEGIYEHLIVNHFDRGDLLAALGGGVVGDMTGFTAATYLRGIDFVQIPTTLLAQVDSSIGGKTGVDFGQYKNMVGAFHQPLFVYANVQVLKTLPETEFISGMGEVVKHGFIRSKDYSQWLLDHKQEITERQPAICQEMIYKSCVIKKTVVENDPLEHGERAVLNFGHTIGHAVEKLKDFSLHHGHCVAIGCAAAAYLSLKKGFLSKEEYMQVLTELNAFHLPVKVSGLSCEDILMTTKSDKKMDKGHIRFILLQGCGNAVIDTSLSDEDLTEAITEICKENKEAAL, encoded by the coding sequence ATGGAACAGGAAGTTTTACAAGTAAAAAAAGCCGGAGATTTTCATTACAATATTTTCTTTGAAAAAAGCTTTGAAAAGCTTTCAGAGAAATTAAATGCGTTAAACAAAAAAGGAAGAAAAATCTGTATTGTAACAGACAGCAACGTTGCCCCTCTGTATCTGGACGCCGTAGAAAAAGAACTTAAAAAGACAGATTTTATTTATACCTCTTATGTTCTTCCTGCCGGAGAAGCCAACAAAAACTTAAAAGAAATCGAAGGAATTTACGAGCATTTAATTGTCAATCATTTTGACAGAGGCGATTTACTGGCCGCTTTAGGCGGGGGTGTAGTAGGTGATATGACCGGTTTTACCGCAGCCACTTATCTGCGGGGCATTGATTTCGTACAAATTCCTACCACACTGCTTGCTCAGGTTGACAGCAGTATCGGAGGCAAAACAGGAGTGGATTTCGGTCAGTATAAAAATATGGTAGGCGCATTTCATCAGCCTCTTTTTGTTTATGCAAATGTACAGGTTCTCAAAACACTGCCGGAAACAGAATTTATCAGCGGAATGGGAGAAGTGGTAAAGCACGGTTTTATACGCAGCAAGGATTACAGCCAATGGCTTTTGGACCATAAACAGGAAATCACAGAAAGACAGCCTGCTATTTGTCAAGAAATGATTTACAAAAGCTGTGTTATTAAAAAGACCGTAGTTGAAAACGATCCTTTAGAGCACGGAGAACGTGCTGTTTTGAATTTCGGTCATACTATCGGACATGCAGTGGAGAAATTAAAAGATTTCTCTCTTCATCACGGGCACTGTGTTGCCATCGGATGCGCTGCGGCTGCCTACTTATCTTTGAAAAAGGGCTTCTTATCAAAAGAAGAATATATGCAAGTTCTTACAGAATTAAACGCATTTCATTTACCTGTAAAAGTAAGCGGCTTATCCTGCGAGGATATTCTCATGACTACAAAATCAGATAAAAAGATGGACAAAGGTCATATTCGTTTTATTCTTCTTCAGGGATGCGGAAATGCAGTAATTGATACCTCCCTTTCCGATGAGGATTTAACGGAAGCCATAACGGAAATATGTAAGGAAAATAAGGAGGCTGCTTTATGA